The following proteins come from a genomic window of Persephonella sp.:
- a CDS encoding aminotransferase class IV: MDQIVLINGEVYDDRRFLRTLMFGEGVFETFRFNGDLPSRIKKHYARLIEGAKLLKIPEIPYEDFIYHIKQAVEKSDQKDLYVKVLLLSEGNTDYPLIPYKSNIMVVVKPFKPFPKERISLTLSPFRVHSSNPLLRVKTTNFAEKVFAKRYAKDKGFDDAVFLNENGEITETTSANIFWIKGRFMYTPSIDCGLLPGITREAVITEARKQGFNVVEGRFYLNDIKDADLIFVTNALNGIIRVGKFDFINQEDN; this comes from the coding sequence ATGGATCAGATTGTGTTAATCAATGGGGAGGTATATGATGACAGAAGGTTTTTAAGAACATTAATGTTTGGCGAAGGTGTGTTCGAGACGTTCCGTTTTAATGGAGATCTGCCCTCAAGAATAAAAAAACATTATGCCAGACTAATAGAAGGGGCAAAACTCCTTAAAATTCCTGAAATTCCTTATGAAGACTTTATTTATCACATTAAACAGGCTGTGGAAAAATCAGATCAAAAGGATCTTTATGTGAAGGTTCTCCTTCTTTCTGAGGGTAATACAGACTATCCGCTTATCCCCTACAAATCTAACATAATGGTAGTGGTTAAGCCTTTTAAACCATTTCCCAAAGAAAGGATTTCACTTACCTTATCCCCTTTTAGGGTTCACAGCAGTAATCCCCTGCTAAGGGTAAAAACAACAAATTTTGCTGAAAAAGTATTTGCAAAAAGATATGCTAAAGATAAAGGGTTTGATGATGCCGTTTTTCTTAATGAAAACGGAGAAATAACTGAAACAACATCGGCAAACATTTTCTGGATAAAAGGGAGATTTATGTATACCCCATCTATTGACTGCGGACTTCTTCCGGGAATAACAAGGGAGGCTGTTATCACAGAGGCGAGGAAACAGGGTTTTAATGTGGTTGAAGGAAGGTTTTATTTGAATGATATAAAAGATGCAGATCTGATTTTCGTTACAAATGCTCTAAATGGTATAATTAGAGTGGGAAAGTTTGATTTTATTAATCAGGAGGATAATTAA
- a CDS encoding fumarylacetoacetate hydrolase family protein: MKHITFEDKKVYPSKVVCVGRNYKKHIQELKNENPEEIVLFIKPNSSISEDIYKPEKPCRYEGEISLIFEKGQPVGVGFGIDLTLVEEQNRLKQKGLPWEKAKAFDRSAIFSKFIRISPDMVESLRMELWINGDLKQSGSVRDMIYSPDQLLKEAKKYFSFYDYDILMCGTPEGVGSFNRGDIFEGKIFLENLFLTGGKWKVK, translated from the coding sequence ATGAAACATATAACTTTTGAAGATAAAAAAGTTTATCCCTCAAAAGTTGTTTGTGTAGGTAGAAACTACAAAAAACATATACAAGAGCTAAAAAATGAAAATCCTGAAGAAATAGTCCTGTTTATTAAGCCTAACAGCAGTATTTCTGAGGATATATATAAACCTGAAAAACCTTGCAGATACGAAGGAGAAATATCCCTTATTTTTGAGAAGGGACAGCCTGTTGGTGTTGGTTTTGGGATAGACCTTACACTCGTTGAGGAACAAAACAGACTAAAACAAAAAGGTCTTCCCTGGGAAAAGGCAAAGGCTTTTGACAGATCAGCCATTTTTTCAAAATTTATCAGGATAAGCCCTGACATGGTTGAAAGTTTAAGAATGGAACTCTGGATAAATGGGGATCTTAAACAATCTGGAAGTGTAAGAGACATGATATACAGTCCTGACCAATTATTAAAAGAAGCTAAAAAGTATTTCAGTTTTTATGATTACGACATTCTTATGTGCGGAACGCCTGAAGGTGTAGGCTCTTTTAATAGAGGGGATATCTTTGAAGGAAAGATCTTTTTAGAAAACCTTTTCCTTACTGGAGGAAAATGGAAAGTAAAATAA
- a CDS encoding aspartate kinase has protein sequence MPLIVQKFGGTSVGSIERIKNVANKVKKAVEEGNRVVVVSSAMSGETDRLLGLTRELSSRPDPREQDMVVSTGEQVAIGLLSIALKEIGIDAVSLTGWQVPIYTDTAHTKARIKRIDTHRIHSELERGKVVVVAGFQGIDDYGDITTLGRGGSDTTAVALAAALKADVCEIYTDVTGVFTADPRIVENARKIPVISYEEMMEMASLGSKVMQIRSVEFAAKYGVKIHVKSSFIDEEGTWIVEENEDMERVAVRGISHELKESKITVVKVPDKPGIAAKLFKALGDNNIVVDMIVQNVSHEGYTDISFTVNKVDADFAEEIAKEVAQEVGASGVERNDRIAKISVVGLGMKTHAGTAGKMFEVLYKEGINIYAISTSEIKISCLIDEKYAELAVRALHEAFIENQETIVID, from the coding sequence TTGCCTTTAATAGTTCAGAAATTTGGTGGAACATCTGTCGGCAGTATAGAAAGAATAAAAAATGTGGCAAATAAGGTTAAAAAAGCTGTAGAGGAAGGAAACAGAGTTGTCGTTGTTTCCTCTGCCATGTCTGGAGAAACGGACAGACTCTTAGGACTGACCAGAGAGCTTTCCTCCAGACCTGATCCAAGAGAACAGGATATGGTCGTTTCCACCGGTGAACAGGTTGCAATAGGTCTTTTATCTATAGCCCTTAAAGAGATAGGAATAGATGCTGTAAGCCTTACAGGGTGGCAGGTTCCTATATATACAGATACAGCCCACACAAAGGCAAGAATTAAAAGAATAGATACCCATAGAATACATTCAGAGCTTGAAAGGGGAAAAGTTGTTGTAGTTGCAGGATTTCAGGGAATTGATGATTACGGAGATATAACAACACTCGGTAGAGGTGGATCAGATACCACAGCTGTAGCTCTCGCTGCTGCACTAAAGGCTGATGTTTGTGAGATATACACAGATGTTACAGGTGTATTCACAGCAGATCCGAGGATTGTTGAAAACGCAAGAAAGATACCAGTTATCTCTTATGAAGAGATGATGGAGATGGCATCTCTCGGGTCAAAAGTTATGCAGATAAGATCTGTTGAGTTCGCAGCAAAATACGGTGTTAAAATACATGTGAAATCCTCATTTATTGATGAGGAGGGAACATGGATAGTGGAGGAAAATGAAGATATGGAAAGGGTGGCAGTTAGAGGAATAAGCCATGAGCTTAAGGAATCAAAAATAACCGTTGTTAAAGTTCCAGATAAACCGGGTATTGCAGCAAAGCTGTTTAAAGCTCTTGGCGATAACAACATTGTTGTTGATATGATTGTTCAGAATGTATCCCATGAAGGATATACCGACATATCATTCACAGTGAACAAGGTCGATGCAGATTTTGCAGAAGAAATAGCCAAAGAGGTTGCACAGGAAGTTGGGGCATCTGGGGTTGAGAGGAACGACAGAATAGCTAAAATCTCAGTTGTTGGTCTTGGCATGAAAACACATGCAGGAACAGCAGGAAAGATGTTTGAAGTCCTGTATAAAGAAGGTATAAATATTTACGCCATATCAACATCTGAGATAAAAATATCATGTCTGATTGATGAGAAATATGCAGAGCTTGCTGTAAGGGCACTACATGAAGCATTTATTGAAAATCAAGAAACAATCGTTATTGATTAG
- a CDS encoding DUF4416 family protein encodes MRKNTEAYLGFALMWREEHFLSLAEDKLKKTYSDFFMESLSFEPQFSRYYHKEMGRPLYKKFVLTNTVVDKSTIKDIKIEAISIEDSLRVDGNRTVNIDPFYMDKDQVVVSTSKYRGNRIYLGDGVFVELELFYHHGSFHPFVWTYTDYKDHIPFFNDLRKKIK; translated from the coding sequence GTGAGAAAAAACACTGAAGCATATCTTGGTTTTGCCCTTATGTGGAGGGAGGAGCATTTCCTCTCTCTTGCTGAGGATAAGCTGAAGAAAACATACTCAGATTTTTTTATGGAATCTCTTTCTTTTGAACCTCAGTTTTCCAGATACTACCACAAAGAGATGGGAAGACCATTATACAAAAAATTTGTTTTAACAAATACAGTTGTAGATAAAAGCACAATAAAAGACATAAAAATAGAAGCTATTAGTATAGAAGACAGTTTACGGGTAGATGGAAATAGAACAGTTAATATAGACCCATTTTATATGGATAAAGATCAGGTTGTTGTCTCAACATCTAAATATAGGGGGAACAGAATATATCTGGGAGATGGGGTTTTTGTTGAGCTTGAGCTATTTTACCATCATGGATCTTTTCATCCGTTTGTGTGGACATACACCGATTATAAAGATCATATACCTTTTTTCAATGACCTGAGGAAGAAGATTAAATAA
- a CDS encoding menaquinone biosynthesis protein, with translation MRIGWIDYLNTLPFNFEKTGIDLGFSHELVKGFPSQINRLLSEKKVDVGFISSVHYIQNFNDFLILPDLSISSLNKVKSVVILSEKPLEKTTQIYLTEESKTSQYLTKVIFEIFLGKNPVYKQLLDEDIKNKETVLLIGDKAIKFSNKKNYRYDLSEIWFKKTGLPFVFALWCVRKDYYEKNKEKVKKLNHVLKTSKNRFFENPEKYIKDQFLINYLKNLDYCLSEEHIKSLKLFSNYLLEINLINEKPTFRFIEDKNETYNF, from the coding sequence TTGAGAATAGGCTGGATAGATTACCTTAACACTCTGCCTTTTAATTTTGAAAAAACTGGCATAGATCTGGGATTTAGTCATGAGCTTGTTAAAGGTTTTCCATCTCAGATAAACAGACTTCTCTCTGAAAAAAAGGTTGATGTGGGCTTTATATCTTCAGTCCATTACATACAAAACTTTAATGATTTTTTGATTCTGCCTGATCTATCTATAAGTTCGTTGAACAAAGTGAAATCTGTTGTTATACTTTCTGAAAAACCGTTAGAGAAAACAACCCAGATATATCTGACAGAAGAGTCAAAAACTTCCCAGTATCTTACGAAGGTTATATTTGAAATATTCTTGGGAAAAAATCCTGTTTATAAACAGCTGTTAGATGAAGATATAAAAAACAAAGAAACAGTCCTCTTGATAGGAGACAAAGCAATTAAGTTTTCAAACAAAAAAAATTACAGATACGATCTGTCTGAAATCTGGTTTAAAAAAACAGGACTTCCTTTTGTTTTTGCACTCTGGTGTGTAAGGAAAGATTATTACGAAAAAAATAAAGAAAAAGTCAAAAAGCTCAATCATGTTTTAAAAACTTCTAAAAACAGATTTTTTGAAAATCCGGAGAAATACATTAAGGATCAGTTTTTGATAAACTATCTAAAAAATCTTGATTACTGTCTTTCTGAAGAACATATAAAAAGTCTAAAACTTTTCAGCAACTATCTTTTAGAAATAAACTTGATAAACGAAAAACCAACTTTTAGGTTTATAGAGGACAAAAATGAAACATATAACTTTTGA
- a CDS encoding EAL domain-containing protein: MMDFIYLNNLKDPAFFIDKNYNIIFMNEKAKEIFGEKTGKKCFEVIYSLQKPCDNLEKCFCPVSRDIFPVKVKNSSCLLIRENECNSEMLFSKGKIALIMLKNEKNLPVENVSESIFQITGYKPEDFLTKISGYSQIIHEEDKKIFFEELKKFCGSKLPYWIHRPYRIKTKSGKKIWVLNQTVPVFDKNKKPVYLYSYIIDINREIEYEKLYRILSSINKVVIDAVTQEDLLKKVCPVLSRELGIPYIWVGGKNKDTFFEFGKKEIDCKPLISENQIKVKNYKRKKYRSVASIPVSKEGKNVAVINLFSKEPDFFDKEKVALLEEIRRDLSFGLEKIENIKESIILREAIEKSTEWVIITDNKGKILYANKIVSNISGYTKEEILNKKINIFKSGLHSEDFYADLWETITSGKEFEATFINKRRDGSFFYLRQKIIPVKLNENTIRFLAIGKDITEELRLARENKYLRFFDQTTNLLNFEGLIRKSESLLKRTRSKAALVVVDIKDFTYLNKVYGIDYGKNLLKAVADRLKKNFRERDIISKIGSDEFAVLITDLKRKEDIFIIENKLKNIFSKPFKIKNNCINLHINAGISVFPEDAENFRKLYENAYLSLNNAKNEGADVIKFFNKDLENRAREILNAKSLIEKAFSEDLFRLYYQPYFKANDLSVAGFESLVRIIDRENRIHLPSEFINYLEISPYIEKFTEWAFSQVTQKINRWKKPIALNISGTVFKKPEFINIIEKYTGNLKKPVILEITERVFVEDLISGNGFIKNMKYIPNIRISIDDFGTGYSALSYLKEIQTDVIKIDISFSKAIVSDPKTKAIIEGVIHIAKSLGIKTVAEGIETKKQLDIYKKIGVDYIQGFYLSKPLDEMEIEKRFI, encoded by the coding sequence ATGATGGACTTTATTTATCTGAACAACCTGAAAGACCCAGCCTTTTTCATTGACAAAAATTACAACATAATTTTTATGAATGAAAAGGCAAAAGAAATATTTGGTGAAAAAACAGGAAAAAAATGTTTTGAGGTCATATACAGTCTGCAAAAACCTTGCGACAACTTGGAAAAATGCTTCTGTCCTGTCAGCAGAGACATTTTCCCTGTAAAAGTTAAAAACAGTTCCTGCCTTCTGATAAGAGAGAATGAATGCAACTCAGAAATGCTGTTTTCAAAGGGGAAGATAGCTCTAATCATGCTAAAAAATGAAAAAAATCTTCCAGTTGAAAATGTGTCTGAAAGTATTTTCCAGATAACAGGTTATAAACCTGAGGATTTTCTGACAAAAATATCAGGTTACTCCCAGATTATACATGAGGAAGACAAAAAAATTTTTTTTGAAGAGTTGAAAAAGTTCTGCGGAAGCAAACTACCTTACTGGATCCACAGACCTTACAGAATAAAAACAAAAAGCGGGAAAAAGATATGGGTATTAAACCAGACAGTTCCTGTTTTTGATAAAAATAAAAAGCCTGTATATCTCTACAGTTACATTATTGATATAAATAGGGAGATTGAATACGAAAAGCTTTACAGAATTTTGAGCTCAATAAACAAAGTTGTAATTGATGCTGTCACTCAGGAAGATCTTCTAAAAAAAGTATGTCCAGTCCTCAGCAGAGAACTTGGAATACCTTACATCTGGGTTGGGGGAAAAAATAAAGACACATTCTTTGAGTTCGGAAAAAAAGAAATTGACTGTAAACCTCTCATATCAGAAAACCAGATTAAAGTAAAAAATTACAAGAGAAAAAAATACAGATCAGTAGCTTCCATACCTGTATCAAAAGAAGGAAAAAATGTTGCTGTAATAAATCTGTTTTCAAAGGAACCTGATTTTTTTGATAAAGAAAAGGTAGCTCTCCTTGAGGAAATCAGGAGAGATCTGAGCTTTGGGCTGGAAAAGATAGAAAATATTAAAGAAAGCATAATACTCAGGGAGGCTATAGAAAAATCAACAGAATGGGTAATAATTACAGATAATAAAGGAAAAATACTTTACGCCAACAAAATAGTCTCAAATATATCAGGTTACACAAAAGAAGAAATCCTGAACAAAAAAATAAACATATTCAAATCGGGACTTCATTCAGAAGACTTTTATGCTGATTTGTGGGAAACAATAACATCAGGTAAAGAGTTTGAAGCAACATTTATAAACAAAAGAAGAGATGGGTCTTTCTTTTATCTGAGGCAAAAGATAATTCCTGTCAAACTAAATGAAAACACTATTAGATTTCTTGCCATCGGAAAGGACATAACAGAGGAGCTTAGGCTTGCAAGAGAGAACAAATACCTCAGATTTTTTGACCAGACAACAAACCTTTTGAATTTTGAAGGACTGATCAGAAAATCAGAAAGTCTGCTAAAAAGAACCAGATCCAAAGCTGCTCTTGTTGTTGTAGATATCAAAGATTTCACCTATCTGAATAAAGTTTACGGAATTGATTACGGAAAAAATCTGTTAAAAGCTGTAGCAGATAGGTTAAAAAAGAACTTTAGAGAAAGGGATATTATCAGCAAGATAGGATCTGACGAGTTTGCTGTTCTTATCACTGACTTAAAAAGAAAAGAAGACATTTTTATTATAGAAAACAAGCTTAAAAACATATTTTCCAAACCTTTTAAAATAAAAAATAACTGTATAAACCTTCACATCAATGCAGGTATATCTGTCTTTCCTGAAGATGCTGAAAATTTTAGAAAACTGTATGAAAATGCTTACCTTTCTCTGAATAACGCAAAAAATGAAGGAGCCGATGTTATAAAGTTTTTCAACAAAGATCTTGAGAATAGAGCCAGAGAGATACTCAACGCCAAAAGTCTTATAGAAAAGGCTTTCAGCGAAGATCTGTTTAGACTTTACTACCAGCCTTATTTCAAAGCAAATGATCTTTCAGTCGCAGGATTTGAATCTCTTGTAAGGATTATTGACAGGGAAAACCGTATTCACTTACCATCAGAGTTTATAAACTACCTTGAGATATCACCTTACATTGAGAAATTTACAGAATGGGCTTTTTCTCAGGTGACTCAAAAGATAAACAGATGGAAAAAACCGATAGCCCTGAATATATCAGGAACGGTTTTCAAAAAACCGGAATTTATAAACATAATTGAAAAATATACAGGAAATCTGAAGAAACCAGTTATCCTAGAGATAACAGAAAGGGTGTTTGTGGAAGACCTTATTTCTGGTAACGGCTTTATCAAAAATATGAAATACATACCAAACATAAGAATATCAATAGATGATTTTGGTACAGGCTACTCTGCCTTATCATATCTAAAAGAAATTCAGACAGACGTTATTAAAATAGATATATCCTTCTCTAAAGCTATTGTTTCAGATCCTAAAACTAAAGCTATAATTGAGGGTGTTATCCACATAGCAAAATCTCTGGGAATAAAAACCGTTGCAGAAGGGATTGAAACCAAAAAACAGCTTGATATCTATAAAAAGATAGGTGTAGACTACATTCAGGGCTTTTACCTGTCAAAACCTTTAGACGAGATGGAAATAGAAAAAAGATTTATTTAA
- a CDS encoding sulfite exporter TauE/SafE family protein, which yields MEIYLPVADVKVNVLILLALGLIVGFFSGLLGIGGGIILNPTLIKLGIPPIVTVGTSVAQMVGATVSGFLAHLRLKNVDIKLGLFLILSGFVGGGFGVLLTKILEEAGHFRTFVLSFYAFYLAFTGITMFLDILKKEKKKKNRVTERFIRNLPLKYRFEFGEFSVLIPLFIGFISGFLSAVMGVGGGFVVIPALIYLAGLPVTKAVGMSLFQMIFITAFLTYFHGTVNHGVDIVLALILMAGSSFGAVFGSAVGQRINKDITKLIMASLVSLVSILSFYQLFFEKNKSKPAVKEVHNFISDFSHNHPEIYSLIVIVVSLIAGTIISMVAHRIKTIIDIYLEKRRVKRG from the coding sequence TTGGAAATATACCTTCCTGTTGCTGATGTCAAGGTAAATGTGCTGATCCTTCTTGCCCTTGGTCTTATTGTCGGATTTTTTTCAGGTCTACTTGGAATAGGAGGAGGGATAATACTAAATCCAACCCTGATTAAATTAGGTATTCCTCCAATTGTTACTGTAGGAACATCTGTTGCCCAGATGGTTGGGGCTACAGTTTCAGGTTTTCTGGCACATTTAAGGCTAAAAAATGTTGATATTAAACTGGGCTTATTCCTTATCCTTTCCGGATTTGTAGGTGGCGGATTTGGTGTTCTTCTTACAAAAATTCTTGAAGAAGCAGGTCATTTCAGAACATTTGTGCTTTCTTTTTACGCTTTTTATCTGGCTTTTACAGGTATAACGATGTTTTTAGACATACTAAAAAAAGAAAAAAAGAAAAAAAATAGAGTAACAGAAAGATTTATACGCAACCTGCCGTTAAAATACAGATTTGAGTTTGGTGAGTTTTCGGTTTTAATACCTCTCTTTATAGGATTTATATCAGGCTTTTTATCAGCTGTTATGGGTGTTGGAGGCGGGTTTGTGGTTATACCTGCACTGATTTACCTTGCAGGTCTCCCTGTTACAAAAGCTGTAGGTATGAGCCTTTTTCAGATGATTTTTATTACAGCTTTTTTAACATACTTCCACGGAACGGTTAATCACGGCGTTGATATAGTCCTTGCACTTATCTTGATGGCAGGATCGTCCTTCGGTGCTGTTTTTGGTTCAGCTGTGGGACAGAGAATAAACAAGGATATAACAAAACTTATAATGGCTTCCCTTGTTTCTCTCGTATCTATCTTAAGCTTTTATCAGCTATTTTTTGAAAAAAACAAGTCAAAGCCTGCTGTGAAGGAAGTTCACAACTTTATATCTGACTTTTCACATAATCACCCAGAGATTTACTCACTTATCGTAATAGTTGTAAGCTTGATAGCCGGGACTATAATAAGTATGGTTGCCCACAGAATTAAGACTATTATTGATATTTATCTTGAGAAAAGAAGAGTTAAAAGAGGTTGA
- a CDS encoding MnmC family methyltransferase, giving the protein MESKIKTADGTETFLNEEYNEAYHSTKAGAYTESLLKFVIPCRIDSLSLEKNRIDILDVGFGLGYNVAVAIKVATDKNPDVLVEILSVEKDISVFEKIKKLNIPEDLKEIYDHILSGGFEGNIYRAKGKNFSLNILFGDARQILKTVRKKFDAVFYDAFSPKVNTEMWTVEIFKAVKELMRQEAILSTYSASLAVRKGLIDAGFKIGLVEPIGRKSYSTVATIKGIIPPLTQKEKNRLEHSPYAVPFRDSKNMDLPPYVIKKNWESIVEKNLLTKF; this is encoded by the coding sequence ATGGAAAGTAAAATAAAAACAGCCGACGGAACAGAAACTTTCTTAAATGAGGAATACAATGAGGCTTACCATAGCACAAAAGCAGGTGCTTACACAGAAAGCCTCCTTAAGTTTGTTATCCCGTGCAGAATTGACAGTCTGTCTCTGGAAAAAAACAGGATAGATATACTTGATGTAGGATTTGGACTTGGCTATAACGTTGCTGTTGCTATAAAGGTGGCAACCGATAAAAACCCTGATGTTTTGGTAGAAATACTCTCAGTTGAAAAAGATATATCTGTGTTTGAAAAGATAAAAAAACTCAACATTCCTGAAGATTTAAAGGAGATCTATGATCATATTTTGTCAGGTGGTTTTGAAGGAAATATATACAGAGCAAAGGGAAAAAATTTCAGCTTAAATATCTTATTTGGAGATGCAAGACAGATCTTAAAAACAGTAAGAAAAAAATTTGATGCTGTTTTTTATGATGCATTTTCACCAAAAGTAAATACAGAAATGTGGACTGTTGAGATATTCAAGGCTGTAAAAGAACTGATGAGGCAGGAAGCTATATTGTCAACATACTCAGCTTCACTTGCTGTAAGAAAAGGACTTATAGATGCAGGCTTTAAAATAGGTCTTGTTGAACCTATAGGAAGAAAAAGCTACTCAACAGTAGCAACGATAAAAGGTATTATCCCCCCTTTAACCCAAAAAGAAAAAAACAGACTGGAACACTCCCCTTACGCTGTTCCTTTCCGAGACAGCAAAAATATGGATCTTCCCCCTTATGTGATCAAAAAAAACTGGGAATCTATAGTTGAAAAAAATCTTTTGACTAAATTTTGA
- a CDS encoding glycosyltransferase family 39 protein yields the protein MNNKNLNELLNNRYFIALFLFFTVFVYFWNIWLNDIWIPNEAFYAESAREMLESGNFLDIFFNYEPRFNKPPMTYWMVALSYLIFGINEFATRIPIVLSALGSNLLVYLIGRELYGKKVAVVSAAVMAFSFQFVINSRYASPEVPLTFFFTLTLYFFIIGYKRKKFLYILLSYISLGLVVLTKGFPYIAVIGGIVIVYLLFENSFKVKDFLRDLKFIHLEIGLPVVFVLGFSWYIYMYLKFGSSFVETTLEETIKRAVGKKSKGFSDLFFYVIAILWGFLPYSLFFYYGLVRFFKDRKKELLFPVVWFGVMFVIFTAAKGKIPVYIIQAHGAMSLITGYYLINHSPVRLVDRILYYGSLMVPVFLGVVVIGGFVYLFRLDPFYYIAAVFPVLYLLRYREMKLLPYITMVVLFFIFTVSILPVVEKFRPYDKIGQAVSDNVPEKGIPLYVESYFWHNLPFYTKRKVYRDVSYKNIISLSNKGAVLALIKEKTYKDIKNAQILWEGYLYRKGSESRFAIFLKYIHKALNGDFSGFEKRYLIYKR from the coding sequence ATGAACAACAAAAATCTTAATGAGCTGTTAAACAACAGGTATTTTATTGCTTTGTTTTTGTTTTTTACTGTTTTTGTTTATTTCTGGAATATATGGCTGAATGATATATGGATTCCTAACGAAGCGTTTTACGCAGAATCTGCGAGGGAGATGCTTGAGTCCGGAAATTTCCTGGACATCTTTTTCAACTACGAACCCAGGTTTAACAAACCCCCTATGACCTACTGGATGGTGGCTTTATCTTATCTGATTTTCGGTATTAATGAGTTTGCAACAAGAATTCCTATTGTCTTATCTGCTTTAGGATCAAATTTGCTTGTCTATCTTATAGGAAGAGAACTATACGGCAAAAAAGTAGCTGTTGTATCTGCTGCGGTTATGGCATTCAGCTTCCAGTTTGTTATAAACTCAAGGTATGCTTCCCCTGAGGTGCCTTTGACATTCTTTTTTACCCTTACCCTTTACTTTTTCATAATAGGATATAAAAGAAAAAAATTCCTGTATATCTTGCTTTCTTACATCTCTTTGGGTCTTGTTGTTTTAACAAAAGGATTTCCTTATATAGCCGTTATAGGTGGTATTGTTATTGTTTATCTGCTTTTTGAAAACTCTTTTAAAGTAAAAGATTTTCTTAGGGATCTTAAGTTTATTCATCTTGAGATAGGACTTCCTGTAGTTTTTGTTTTAGGTTTTAGCTGGTATATATACATGTATCTGAAGTTTGGGTCATCTTTTGTTGAGACCACACTTGAGGAGACTATAAAAAGGGCTGTAGGAAAAAAGTCAAAAGGATTTTCAGATCTGTTTTTTTATGTTATTGCGATACTGTGGGGTTTCTTGCCTTATTCTTTGTTTTTTTATTACGGGCTTGTCAGATTTTTTAAAGATAGAAAAAAAGAGCTTTTATTTCCTGTTGTATGGTTTGGGGTGATGTTTGTCATTTTTACCGCTGCCAAAGGGAAAATACCTGTTTACATTATTCAGGCTCACGGGGCGATGTCTTTGATAACTGGATATTATCTTATAAACCACAGTCCTGTTAGACTTGTAGACAGAATTTTATATTACGGCTCTTTGATGGTTCCTGTCTTCTTAGGTGTTGTTGTAATAGGAGGATTTGTTTATCTTTTCAGGCTTGATCCTTTCTATTACATAGCAGCTGTATTTCCTGTTTTGTATCTGCTTAGATACAGGGAAATGAAACTTCTTCCGTATATAACGATGGTTGTTCTCTTTTTTATTTTTACGGTTTCTATTCTTCCTGTTGTTGAGAAGTTCAGACCTTATGACAAAATAGGTCAGGCAGTATCGGACAATGTTCCTGAAAAGGGTATTCCTCTGTATGTTGAGAGCTATTTCTGGCATAACCTTCCATTTTATACAAAAAGAAAGGTTTACAGAGATGTTTCTTATAAGAATATCATCTCATTATCAAACAAAGGTGCAGTGCTTGCACTTATAAAGGAAAAAACATATAAAGATATTAAAAATGCACAGATACTCTGGGAGGGCTATCTATACAGAAAAGGTAGCGAGTCAAGATTTGCTATTTTTCTTAAATACATACACAAAGCATTAAATGGGGATTTCTCAGGATTTGAGAAAAGATATCTAATATACAAGAGGTGA